A genomic segment from Alistipes senegalensis JC50 encodes:
- a CDS encoding sulfatase-like hydrolase/transferase, producing MKIQNYVNRALLFNAAMISVAGSASAAGAQGASEDSGRAAAAPQRPNVIFFLVDDLGWSDIASFGSRFYETPNIDALGRDGVRFTNAYTTCHVSSPARASILTGCYPATINMTDWLPGRREFPFQQLRNVEVNQDLPAGVPTIAETLHDNGYHTAIIGKWHLGETGSTPEEHGFDMHIPHGYLKGWPARGYMAPFGMNGFDGEKGEYLTDRLTDEALRYIEKNRNEPFFLFMSHFAVHDPIQGRADLVEKYRKKLRSMPPSELPPFILEGNPDDPDPASAEELLRCLDDPAYAPHKALPHRRVKIKQIQDNVEFAAMVESMDESMGRIVAKLKELGLYENTVIVFFADNGGMSAANYGGPNRVILPEQLDMAYSSSMLPLRGGKGWMYEGGLRVPMVVKAPGSKSGDCDEPVVSVDFYPTLLSLTGTPLPRGNRAEGVDISPLLRKKKMKDRPIFWHFPHYSNHGLQSPGGAVRYGDYKLIEYYENGTVQLYDLSKDISEKHDLAARMPEKVEELKRMLHEWRESVGARMMPENPNFDARIAAKREAEVCPDRWWPMFTQYDGGLFGERVDLWRNHRLWYVAGEDFILKGFESRPGKHPWQGEHVGKWLHAATLAYHHTGDKKLKAALDSVVERLIATQLPDGYMGTYDAASTFMAKPGDGTKYMWDVWTHRYNLYGLLTYESFFPDERVLDACRRMGDLLIATFGEGRNDLTKNGTRAGMSSTTLLESIVMLYERTGERRYLDFAEHIVSVSEANADLHLLGEMLTPGADVVKPGDGKAYQLLSNLLGYFRLYQVTGDARYLKAVQAAWGSVRKHHLLTTGGVWSRAAEYNGNKECFAYETAFDPRQIVVENCSNATWIQLCLQLFDLTGMSKFMDEAERCTFNDLFGHQHTDGVDGCYYTAPNQSRPPYVNKIHCCNSSAPRAMELMADHIAGEIDNCLSLNMLTPAVVTVNTKFGGGQLIISGNYPLGDEVNVAVNIARQPHIYKEYAIEFRVPVNTQLKRVEVNGAEVKCTTNKRGYVTVKRTWKPGDRMRIVLDYRLRADIQTGVDGKKWVAFSYGPLALAQRITADENPEPFAGMALDTPEARKALLARFEKRISDGVPHFTVGNTGVVLMPYSYAGSKESGPRTYFAL from the coding sequence ATGAAAATTCAGAATTATGTAAACCGGGCGCTGTTATTCAACGCTGCAATGATCTCCGTGGCAGGAAGTGCTTCCGCCGCCGGGGCGCAGGGAGCCTCCGAGGATTCCGGTCGTGCGGCGGCCGCTCCGCAGCGACCCAATGTAATCTTCTTCCTGGTGGACGACCTCGGCTGGAGCGACATCGCCTCATTCGGCAGCCGCTTCTACGAAACACCCAACATCGACGCGCTGGGACGTGACGGTGTGCGCTTCACCAATGCCTATACGACCTGCCACGTCTCCTCACCGGCTCGTGCGAGCATCCTGACGGGGTGTTATCCGGCCACTATCAATATGACCGATTGGCTGCCCGGCCGTCGGGAGTTTCCTTTCCAGCAGTTACGCAACGTGGAGGTCAATCAGGATCTTCCCGCCGGAGTGCCGACCATCGCCGAGACACTGCACGATAACGGCTATCATACGGCCATCATCGGCAAGTGGCATCTGGGCGAAACGGGCTCCACACCCGAGGAGCACGGTTTCGACATGCACATTCCGCACGGTTACTTGAAGGGATGGCCCGCCCGCGGCTATATGGCTCCGTTTGGTATGAACGGCTTCGACGGTGAAAAGGGTGAATATCTCACCGATCGTCTTACGGACGAGGCGCTTCGTTATATCGAGAAGAACAGGAACGAGCCGTTTTTTCTTTTCATGTCTCATTTCGCCGTACACGATCCGATTCAGGGCCGGGCGGACCTGGTGGAGAAATATCGGAAGAAACTGCGCTCGATGCCGCCGTCGGAGCTGCCGCCCTTTATTCTGGAAGGAAACCCCGATGATCCCGATCCTGCTTCGGCTGAAGAGCTGCTGCGCTGTCTGGACGATCCGGCTTATGCTCCTCACAAGGCTTTGCCGCACCGCCGGGTGAAGATCAAGCAGATTCAGGACAATGTGGAGTTTGCGGCGATGGTCGAGAGCATGGACGAAAGTATGGGGCGTATTGTCGCCAAACTCAAAGAACTGGGGCTCTATGAAAATACGGTGATCGTCTTTTTCGCCGACAACGGCGGCATGTCGGCCGCCAATTACGGCGGTCCCAACCGCGTCATCCTGCCCGAGCAGCTCGATATGGCCTATTCCAGTTCGATGCTTCCACTGCGCGGTGGCAAGGGGTGGATGTATGAGGGCGGTCTGCGCGTGCCGATGGTTGTGAAGGCTCCCGGATCGAAGTCCGGCGATTGCGACGAACCGGTGGTCAGCGTCGATTTCTATCCGACGCTTCTCAGCCTGACGGGAACGCCGCTTCCCCGCGGCAACAGAGCCGAGGGTGTGGATATCTCGCCGCTGCTCCGGAAGAAAAAGATGAAGGACCGTCCCATTTTCTGGCATTTCCCACATTACAGCAATCACGGTTTGCAGAGTCCCGGCGGCGCGGTCCGTTACGGGGACTACAAACTGATCGAATATTATGAGAACGGCACCGTGCAACTCTACGACCTGTCGAAGGACATCAGCGAGAAGCACGACCTCGCCGCTCGGATGCCCGAAAAGGTTGAAGAGCTGAAACGTATGCTCCATGAGTGGCGCGAATCGGTCGGGGCACGTATGATGCCCGAAAACCCGAATTTTGATGCCCGCATTGCAGCCAAACGCGAAGCCGAAGTCTGTCCCGACCGCTGGTGGCCGATGTTTACGCAGTACGACGGCGGCCTGTTCGGCGAACGGGTGGACCTGTGGCGTAACCATCGTTTGTGGTATGTAGCCGGAGAGGATTTCATCCTCAAAGGTTTCGAGTCGCGTCCCGGCAAACATCCGTGGCAGGGTGAACATGTCGGCAAGTGGCTCCATGCGGCGACTCTTGCATATCATCATACCGGTGACAAAAAGCTTAAAGCGGCGTTGGACAGCGTCGTGGAGCGTCTGATCGCCACACAGCTGCCGGACGGTTACATGGGAACCTATGATGCCGCTTCGACCTTCATGGCCAAACCCGGCGACGGAACGAAGTACATGTGGGATGTCTGGACGCACCGCTATAATCTTTATGGACTGCTGACCTACGAATCGTTCTTCCCCGATGAGCGGGTGCTGGATGCCTGTCGCCGGATGGGCGACCTGCTGATTGCTACGTTCGGAGAAGGAAGAAACGATCTGACCAAAAACGGCACACGGGCCGGTATGTCTTCCACGACGCTGCTCGAATCCATTGTGATGCTTTACGAGCGGACAGGGGAACGGCGCTACCTTGATTTTGCCGAACATATCGTCTCCGTGAGCGAAGCCAATGCGGACCTGCATCTGCTGGGCGAGATGCTCACGCCCGGGGCCGATGTGGTGAAACCGGGCGATGGCAAAGCCTACCAATTGCTGTCGAATCTGCTGGGATATTTCCGGTTGTATCAGGTGACGGGCGATGCTCGGTATCTCAAAGCCGTGCAGGCGGCGTGGGGGAGCGTGCGCAAACACCATCTGCTTACGACGGGCGGTGTATGGAGCCGGGCTGCGGAGTATAACGGCAATAAGGAGTGTTTCGCTTATGAGACGGCATTCGACCCCCGGCAGATCGTGGTGGAAAATTGTAGTAATGCGACCTGGATTCAGCTCTGCTTGCAGCTTTTCGACCTGACAGGTATGAGCAAGTTCATGGACGAAGCCGAAAGGTGTACTTTCAATGATCTGTTCGGACACCAGCATACGGACGGCGTGGACGGTTGTTACTATACCGCGCCCAACCAAAGCCGTCCGCCTTATGTGAATAAGATTCACTGCTGTAATTCGAGTGCCCCGCGGGCGATGGAGCTTATGGCGGACCATATTGCAGGCGAGATTGATAATTGTTTGTCCCTCAATATGCTGACTCCGGCCGTTGTGACGGTCAATACCAAATTCGGCGGCGGGCAGTTGATCATTTCCGGCAATTATCCGTTGGGCGACGAGGTAAACGTTGCGGTGAATATTGCTCGCCAGCCCCATATATACAAGGAGTACGCCATTGAGTTCCGGGTGCCGGTCAACACGCAGCTGAAACGCGTGGAGGTAAACGGTGCAGAGGTGAAATGTACCACCAACAAGCGGGGTTATGTCACGGTCAAGAGAACGTGGAAACCGGGCGACCGGATGCGCATCGTGCTCGATTACCGGCTTCGGGCCGATATTCAAACGGGTGTTGACGGAAAGAAATGGGTTGCGTTCAGCTACGGCCCGCTGGCGTTGGCGCAGCGGATTACTGCTGATGAAAATCCCGAACCTTTCGCCGGCATGGCGTTGGATACGCCCGAAGCGCGCAAAGCTCTGCTTGCCCGATTTGAAAAGAGGATATCGGACGGGGTTCCGCATTTCACGGTCGGGAATACCGGGGTTGTATTGATGCCTTATAGTTATGCCGGCAGCAAGGAGTCGGGGCCCCGAACCTACTTTGCCTTGTAA
- a CDS encoding metallophosphoesterase — MKSVIKILFLCLAVLEMSCAVQKPVRIVLMPDTQNYAETHPDIFNSQTEWIAAQCDSIAFVLQQGDITNRNAESQWKVAVEAMSRLDGKVPYVMAVGNHDLGLKGRTRNRDSELFNRYFPYDKYARTQNFGGAFEFGKMENVWYTFRTGGVKWLVLSLEFGPRDSVLAWAGAVIDAHSRHKVIINTHAYLYSDDTRMGPGDKWLPESYGIGKDKSSGSVNNGEQMWDKLIGLYSNIVFVFSGHVLNDGTGCLISEGVHGNRVCQMMANYQAGTVGSVNGGNGFLRILGIDAKNGRVVVRSYSPYTDTFRTEPDRRFVIEGLDYKR, encoded by the coding sequence ATGAAATCGGTAATCAAAATTCTGTTTCTGTGTCTGGCGGTGTTGGAGATGTCGTGTGCGGTACAAAAGCCTGTCCGAATTGTTCTTATGCCTGATACGCAAAATTATGCGGAAACCCATCCTGACATTTTCAATTCTCAGACGGAATGGATTGCGGCCCAGTGCGACAGCATCGCTTTCGTGCTTCAACAGGGCGATATTACGAACCGTAATGCTGAAAGCCAATGGAAGGTGGCGGTTGAGGCAATGAGCCGCCTCGACGGTAAAGTGCCTTATGTCATGGCTGTCGGGAATCACGATCTGGGATTGAAAGGACGTACGAGGAATCGGGATTCTGAACTTTTCAACCGTTATTTTCCTTATGACAAATATGCCCGGACCCAAAATTTCGGAGGGGCTTTCGAATTTGGGAAAATGGAGAACGTATGGTATACGTTTCGGACGGGAGGTGTGAAGTGGCTCGTATTGTCACTCGAATTTGGCCCTCGAGACAGCGTATTGGCATGGGCCGGAGCCGTCATTGACGCACACTCTCGGCATAAAGTCATTATTAACACACATGCTTACCTCTATTCGGACGATACTCGCATGGGGCCTGGGGACAAATGGCTGCCGGAGAGTTATGGTATTGGAAAAGACAAATCCTCGGGTTCGGTCAATAACGGTGAGCAGATGTGGGACAAGTTGATAGGTCTGTATTCGAACATCGTTTTTGTGTTCAGCGGCCATGTGCTGAACGATGGGACCGGATGTCTGATAAGTGAGGGCGTACATGGAAACCGAGTTTGTCAGATGATGGCTAATTATCAGGCCGGGACCGTTGGTTCGGTGAATGGAGGTAACGGTTTTCTGCGTATTTTGGGCATAGATGCGAAAAACGGGAGGGTGGTGGTGAGGAGTTATTCGCCCTATACGGATACTTTCCGGACGGAGCCGGATCGTCGATTCGTCATAGAAGGGCTTGACTATAAGCGGTAG